In Chitinophagales bacterium, one DNA window encodes the following:
- a CDS encoding arabinogalactan endo-1,4-beta-galactosidase, with product MNPLLQLLLPVGLIVSLLMPVATHQPTPPATNKSKTDMILGADISFLPELEAKGIKFTVDGKQDDAIMILKKYGFNYIRLRLFADPQADSGYSKEGYCGLPQTIVMAKRIKQAGMKWLLDFHYSDNWADPQKQFKPDAWKHLPFPQLTQTVHDYTFNVMTVLSEEGVLPDMVQIGNEINHGMLWPEGSFEHPDSLALLIKAGIAGVKEVAPSVKIMLHIALGGQNKESIQWLDAMTERGIQFDIIGESYYPQWHGTIAELQQNLNDLSSRYKQDVLVAEYTQHKTEVNDIAFNLPDGEMKGTFIWEPLNTWEFIFDKQGNAIDSLLNLYPVIAKKYKVR from the coding sequence ATGAACCCTCTTCTGCAGTTACTTCTTCCCGTTGGCTTAATTGTTTCATTGCTGATGCCGGTCGCGACACATCAACCAACACCGCCTGCAACTAACAAAAGCAAAACCGATATGATACTCGGTGCTGACATTTCCTTTCTGCCGGAGTTAGAAGCAAAGGGCATAAAGTTTACCGTAGATGGGAAGCAGGATGACGCCATCATGATATTAAAGAAATATGGTTTTAACTACATCAGGTTACGGCTCTTTGCAGACCCGCAAGCCGACAGTGGTTATTCAAAGGAAGGATATTGCGGATTGCCGCAAACCATCGTTATGGCAAAAAGAATCAAACAGGCAGGGATGAAATGGCTGCTTGATTTTCACTACAGCGATAACTGGGCTGATCCGCAAAAGCAGTTCAAACCTGATGCATGGAAGCACCTACCCTTCCCCCAACTAACACAAACTGTGCATGATTATACATTCAATGTGATGACTGTACTGTCCGAAGAAGGGGTTTTGCCGGATATGGTGCAAATAGGAAATGAAATCAATCATGGTATGCTGTGGCCCGAAGGCAGTTTTGAACATCCCGACAGTCTTGCACTTTTAATTAAGGCTGGAATCGCAGGCGTGAAGGAAGTGGCTCCATCCGTCAAAATTATGCTGCACATTGCGCTGGGTGGACAAAATAAGGAATCGATCCAATGGCTGGATGCCATGACGGAGAGAGGTATTCAGTTTGACATAATCGGGGAATCTTACTATCCGCAATGGCATGGCACCATAGCGGAATTGCAGCAAAACCTGAACGATCTTTCCAGCCGTTATAAACAGGATGTATTAGTGGCGGAATACACACAGCACAAAACAGAAGTGAATGATATTGCATTTAATCTGCCGGATGGAGAGATGAAGGGCACCTTTATCTGGGAACCCTTAAATACCTGGGAATTTATTTTTGATAAACAGGGCAATGCGATTGATTCATTGTTAAACCTTTACCCTGTAATCGCAAAAAAATACAAAGTGCGGTAA
- a CDS encoding DUF4982 domain-containing protein: MIKKCCFILLFTLCILHTNAQQQSRSVKNFGDDWRFFLGDETTAWHLNYADASWRLLNLPHDWSIEASFSASHPAGIGGGALPGGVGWYRKSFLVSSDLKSKNVQIDFDGVYRLSEVWINGHLLGKRPNGYISFRYDLTPYLHYGEQKNVIAVRVENGQQPNSRWYSGSGIYRNVWLITTNDLFVDQWGTYITTPEITASAAKITINITVKNAGKKKAATIVKTSLYDPQSVLAATIASPLSVNPGVNKIVVQSLQVNNPLLWSVSHPQLYKAVTQIIVNDIITDEYVTPFGIRYFNFDAGKGFFLNGEHLKINGVCQHHDLGALGAAVNTRAIERQLIILKTMGCNAIRTAHNPPAPELLDLCDQMGFLVMDEAFDMWKRPKTTFDYHLFWDEWHEKDLKDQLLRDRNHPSIIAWSVGNEIPEQSAYDWKPGVPKEQLKKDSTGITISRELTAIVKSLDPTRPVTSANDHTDTSNLLLQSGAYDLICYNYRHAQWAGAQDRWGMKSFLATESASAFESRGYYEMPSDSIRRWPEDWNKPFTGGNPEHRCSSYDNCCASWGSTHEESLKEYLKYDFIAGIFIWTGFDYLGEPTPYGWPSRSSYFGVIDLAGFPKDAFYLYQSLWTDQPVLHLLPHWNWKAGEVIDVWAYYSKADEVELYLNGKSLGKKSRNGDTLHVQWRVPFEAGTLKAVSRKNGAIVLSEEVKTAGIAAKITLTADRNRITADGQDLSFVTAEITDMNGNRVPLASNEVSFRISGEGFVAGVDNGSETSMEPFKAEKRKAYDAKCLAIIQATKNAGSIQLTASSPGLESASLMLESR, from the coding sequence ATGATCAAAAAATGCTGCTTCATCCTGTTGTTCACGCTCTGCATCCTGCATACGAATGCACAGCAACAAAGCCGGTCGGTGAAAAATTTTGGCGACGACTGGCGATTTTTTTTAGGCGACGAAACCACAGCATGGCATTTGAATTACGCTGATGCTTCCTGGCGACTGTTAAACCTGCCACATGACTGGAGCATTGAAGCATCCTTCTCCGCCAGCCATCCTGCCGGTATTGGTGGCGGAGCGCTTCCCGGAGGTGTTGGATGGTACAGGAAATCATTCCTGGTAAGCAGTGATCTGAAAAGCAAAAATGTACAGATTGATTTTGACGGTGTGTACCGTTTAAGTGAAGTGTGGATCAATGGCCACCTGCTTGGCAAAAGGCCCAATGGCTATATCTCTTTCCGTTATGATCTTACACCATACCTCCACTACGGTGAACAGAAGAATGTGATTGCCGTAAGAGTGGAAAACGGACAACAACCCAATTCGCGATGGTATTCAGGATCCGGCATCTACCGTAATGTATGGCTGATCACCACCAATGATCTTTTCGTAGATCAATGGGGAACGTATATCACCACGCCTGAAATAACTGCATCAGCTGCCAAAATAACGATCAACATCACGGTGAAGAATGCCGGGAAAAAGAAAGCTGCTACGATCGTAAAAACTTCTTTGTATGATCCGCAGTCGGTATTGGCAGCCACCATTGCTTCACCGTTATCCGTTAATCCCGGAGTTAACAAGATCGTTGTTCAGTCATTGCAGGTAAACAATCCATTATTATGGTCTGTCAGTCATCCACAATTGTATAAAGCAGTCACCCAAATTATCGTCAATGATATTATAACGGATGAATATGTCACACCATTCGGTATCCGGTATTTTAACTTCGATGCAGGCAAAGGATTTTTTCTGAATGGCGAACACCTGAAGATCAATGGAGTCTGCCAGCATCACGACCTTGGTGCACTTGGCGCAGCCGTCAATACAAGGGCCATTGAACGGCAGCTCATCATATTAAAAACCATGGGCTGCAATGCAATTCGTACCGCTCATAATCCGCCTGCACCTGAATTACTGGACCTCTGCGATCAAATGGGTTTCCTGGTTATGGATGAGGCATTCGATATGTGGAAACGACCCAAAACGACATTCGACTATCACCTGTTCTGGGATGAATGGCATGAAAAAGATTTGAAAGACCAGTTATTGCGCGACCGGAATCACCCGTCGATAATCGCATGGAGCGTGGGTAATGAAATTCCTGAGCAATCTGCCTATGACTGGAAACCCGGAGTACCCAAAGAACAGTTGAAGAAAGACAGCACAGGCATAACCATTTCGAGGGAACTTACCGCCATTGTTAAATCGCTTGATCCAACACGCCCTGTCACTTCCGCAAATGATCACACAGATACTTCCAACCTGCTATTGCAATCCGGTGCTTATGACCTGATCTGCTATAACTACCGTCATGCACAATGGGCCGGTGCACAGGATCGCTGGGGAATGAAATCATTTCTCGCAACCGAGTCAGCATCTGCATTTGAATCGCGTGGCTATTATGAAATGCCCTCCGACAGTATCCGCCGGTGGCCCGAAGACTGGAACAAACCATTCACCGGAGGAAACCCTGAACACCGTTGTTCTTCCTACGACAATTGCTGCGCCTCCTGGGGTTCTACACATGAAGAATCACTGAAAGAATATCTGAAATATGATTTCATCGCCGGCATTTTCATCTGGACAGGCTTCGACTATTTGGGTGAACCGACACCATACGGTTGGCCTTCACGCAGTTCATATTTTGGAGTGATTGATCTGGCAGGATTTCCAAAAGATGCCTTTTATCTCTATCAGAGCCTATGGACTGACCAACCGGTATTACACCTGTTGCCGCACTGGAACTGGAAGGCAGGCGAGGTGATTGATGTATGGGCTTATTACAGCAAGGCTGACGAAGTGGAACTGTACCTGAATGGTAAATCACTGGGAAAGAAAAGCAGGAACGGTGACACACTCCATGTACAATGGCGCGTGCCGTTTGAAGCAGGCACCTTAAAAGCCGTGTCAAGGAAGAATGGTGCGATCGTATTAAGTGAAGAAGTGAAAACTGCCGGCATAGCGGCAAAAATTACATTGACGGCTGACAGAAACAGGATTACTGCTGACGGCCAGGATCTTTCATTCGTAACCGCTGAGATCACGGATATGAATGGCAACAGGGTTCCCCTTGCCAGTAATGAAGTGTCTTTCCGTATCAGTGGTGAAGGATTTGTTGCAGGCGTTGACAATGGCAGCGAAACAAGTATGGAACCATTCAAAGCGGAGAAACGGAAAGCGTATGATGCAAAATGCCTGGCCATCATTCAGGCAACTAAGAATGCCGGCAGCATTCAACTCACAGCCTCTTCACCGGGCCTTGAAAGCGCTTCACTGATGCTTGAATCGCGGTGA
- a CDS encoding glycoside hydrolase family 31 protein produces MKKIMLSFLLIALILQLQAQSLSRSMGNMKSMKRTSNGISLQTDYGNLKVTVYTASIMKIDVTKNAAFNDFSYAVTAVPDAAVKFSLSDEKSQIKVITDSMILTITKNPVRIALYNKSGKLVNGDDEAFGTSWIGDEITAYKKLFPGEKFIGLGEKTGGLNRRGSGYVHWNADVPGYILSADPLYSTIPFYIGMHDSLFYGIFLDNSSKTHFNFGASQERNAYFTCEAGDLNYFLIYHNSVPKIIESYTWLTGRMPLPPKWSLGFQQCRWSYYPQSEVLTLAQTFRDKQIPCDVIWFDIHYMDQYKVFTWDANRFPDPKGMLSRMDQLGFKNVVIIDPGIKVEDGYAAYEDGLKNNHFVKYPDGTVYHGQVWPGWCAFTDYTSPAARIWWGKLFQQNIEQGIDGFWCDMNEFATWGQKVPDNIQFEGDGQPITHKMAHNIYALEMTRATFEGTKSLLNGRRPFVLTRAGFAGLQRYSAIWTGDNVGSDDHMLLAVRMVSSLGVSGIAFAGADVSGFTSEATPELFARWMSVAAFSPFYRSHKMFGLRDSEPWSYGEDIESTVRKYVDLRYRLMPYLYSAFYDASVSGMPVQRTLAIDYPLDEKIYYNEFENEFQCGPAVLVVPCKSTARAVNVYLPKGNWYDFYTGEKYAGPVEFFSNAPLDKLPVFVKEGSFIPAQSLVQSAARQPTDTLVLHVYQSTVAGHFNYYEDAGDGYANESGGYYKRTFSIDPVTRQIVLGIPEGNYGSHFKSVLLVLHGFEAIKEEVQLNGKRVAVSRLNASLAAEFNQSEKQLPTVLLNNTNERLTVSW; encoded by the coding sequence ATGAAAAAAATCATGTTGTCTTTTCTGCTCATTGCTTTAATTCTTCAACTGCAGGCTCAGTCGCTGAGCCGTAGCATGGGCAATATGAAATCGATGAAGCGGACGAGCAACGGCATCTCCCTGCAAACAGATTACGGTAACCTGAAAGTGACCGTTTATACAGCCAGCATCATGAAAATTGACGTGACGAAGAATGCGGCCTTTAATGATTTCTCCTATGCGGTCACCGCTGTGCCGGATGCCGCCGTGAAATTTTCATTGAGTGATGAAAAATCGCAGATAAAGGTGATCACAGATTCAATGATCTTAACCATCACCAAAAATCCGGTTCGCATTGCACTCTACAATAAGAGCGGAAAACTGGTGAATGGTGATGATGAAGCATTCGGCACATCGTGGATCGGAGATGAGATCACTGCCTATAAAAAGTTGTTTCCGGGCGAAAAATTCATTGGTCTGGGAGAGAAAACCGGCGGACTCAACCGGCGCGGGAGCGGTTATGTGCATTGGAATGCTGATGTGCCGGGTTACATTCTTTCGGCTGATCCATTATACTCCACGATCCCCTTTTATATAGGCATGCATGACTCTTTATTCTATGGCATTTTTCTCGATAACTCATCAAAGACACATTTCAATTTTGGCGCATCTCAGGAGCGCAATGCTTATTTTACCTGTGAAGCAGGCGATCTGAATTACTTCCTCATCTATCACAATAGTGTTCCCAAAATAATTGAATCCTATACATGGCTTACCGGCAGAATGCCATTGCCGCCGAAATGGTCGCTGGGCTTTCAGCAATGCCGCTGGAGCTATTACCCGCAGAGTGAAGTGCTGACACTGGCGCAGACATTTCGTGACAAACAGATACCGTGTGATGTAATATGGTTTGATATTCATTACATGGATCAGTACAAAGTTTTTACCTGGGACGCTAACCGTTTTCCCGACCCGAAGGGCATGCTCTCCCGCATGGATCAGCTTGGTTTCAAGAACGTGGTGATCATTGATCCGGGTATCAAAGTGGAAGACGGATATGCTGCGTATGAAGACGGTTTAAAGAATAATCATTTTGTGAAGTATCCGGACGGCACGGTTTACCACGGGCAGGTTTGGCCGGGATGGTGTGCCTTTACCGATTATACCAGCCCTGCCGCGCGGATCTGGTGGGGAAAATTATTTCAGCAAAATATAGAGCAGGGTATTGATGGCTTCTGGTGCGATATGAATGAATTTGCCACCTGGGGCCAGAAAGTACCCGACAATATTCAGTTCGAAGGCGATGGTCAACCGATCACACATAAGATGGCGCACAATATTTATGCATTGGAAATGACGCGCGCCACTTTTGAAGGAACCAAAAGCCTGTTGAATGGCAGACGTCCTTTTGTACTTACCCGTGCCGGCTTTGCAGGCCTGCAACGTTATTCAGCAATCTGGACCGGCGACAATGTGGGCAGCGACGATCACATGCTGCTGGCGGTACGCATGGTTAGCTCGCTGGGCGTAAGCGGCATTGCCTTCGCCGGCGCTGACGTTAGCGGATTTACTTCGGAAGCAACACCTGAATTATTTGCGCGATGGATGTCTGTGGCTGCTTTCAGCCCGTTTTACCGTAGTCATAAAATGTTTGGATTACGGGACTCAGAACCCTGGAGCTATGGTGAGGATATTGAATCAACCGTGAGGAAATATGTTGATCTGCGATACCGGCTGATGCCTTACCTCTATAGCGCTTTCTATGATGCATCTGTCAGCGGCATGCCTGTTCAGCGCACGCTGGCAATCGATTATCCGCTTGATGAAAAAATTTATTACAATGAATTTGAGAATGAATTTCAGTGCGGCCCCGCAGTACTTGTTGTGCCCTGTAAGAGCACTGCCCGTGCTGTGAATGTTTATCTCCCGAAGGGTAACTGGTATGATTTCTACACGGGTGAAAAATATGCGGGTCCGGTTGAGTTCTTCAGCAATGCGCCACTTGACAAGCTACCTGTATTTGTGAAAGAGGGAAGTTTCATTCCTGCGCAGTCGCTTGTTCAGTCCGCCGCGCGGCAACCAACTGATACGCTGGTATTGCATGTTTATCAAAGCACGGTTGCCGGTCATTTCAATTACTATGAAGATGCCGGTGATGGATATGCTAATGAGTCTGGCGGATACTATAAGCGTACATTTTCAATTGATCCCGTTACAAGGCAGATTGTTCTCGGCATTCCCGAAGGAAATTATGGTTCACATTTTAAAAGTGTGTTACTGGTTTTACATGGATTTGAAGCAATAAAAGAGGAAGTGCAGCTAAATGGAAAACGTGTTGCAGTCAGCAGGCTTAATGCATCGCTTGCAGCTGAGTTCAATCAGTCTGAAAAACAGTTGCCAACGGTATTGCTGAACAATACGAACGAGCGTCTGACTGTGTCGTGGTAA
- a CDS encoding RagB/SusD family nutrient uptake outer membrane protein, protein MKTTLAKLSIFVSIIVLSLTSCLKDLDRTPFYGLNTESVYADPDNYIEVLAKLYAGFSTTGNKGPDGKPDISGIDEGFSNYVRVYWNLQELPTDEAVCGWSDPGIPELHEMSWSSDNAWVKGMYYRFYFQIPLCNEFIRESSDEKLNDRGFSADDINKIKGYRYEARFLRALTYYHAMDMFGNVPFVTEDDATGSFFPEQISRADLFQYIEKELKDIEGLLPNPDQAEYARVNNAVAWTLLAKMYLNAEVYTGTPRYNDCITYCDKVLNAGYTLQPKYTDLFLADNNLSSEIIFPITSDGNFTKSWGATTFLVHAPVGGKMKPLEFGISGGWGGYRATSAFVNQFPDTLDGRYLFFTDGQNLSVNDTVNGVIKLSTTFTDGYAIAKWRNVTSAGVIGSDPNGTFVDTDFPMFRLADVYLMYAEAVARGGSGDQAKAVNLINDLRVRAYGNSEHNVSSIDLDLIFTERSRELYWEGTRRTDLIRFKKFSGGDYLWPWKGNVENGTSVPAYLDLYPIPASDIIANTNLKQNEGY, encoded by the coding sequence ATGAAAACTACATTAGCTAAATTATCCATCTTTGTTTCCATAATTGTGCTTTCACTTACTTCATGTCTGAAAGACCTTGATCGCACACCTTTTTACGGATTAAACACCGAGTCGGTGTATGCTGATCCGGATAACTATATCGAAGTGCTGGCCAAGCTGTACGCAGGTTTCAGCACTACCGGTAATAAAGGACCCGACGGAAAACCTGACATCAGCGGTATAGATGAAGGATTTTCTAACTACGTTCGTGTATACTGGAACCTGCAGGAGCTGCCAACTGATGAAGCGGTTTGCGGATGGAGCGATCCGGGCATACCTGAGTTGCATGAGATGTCATGGTCTTCCGATAATGCATGGGTAAAAGGCATGTATTACCGTTTCTATTTCCAGATTCCGCTGTGTAATGAGTTTATCCGCGAATCGTCGGATGAAAAATTAAACGATCGTGGTTTTTCTGCTGATGATATCAATAAAATCAAAGGCTACCGGTATGAAGCACGTTTTCTTCGGGCACTTACCTATTATCATGCAATGGATATGTTCGGCAATGTTCCCTTTGTAACGGAAGATGATGCAACAGGTTCCTTTTTCCCTGAGCAGATCTCCCGGGCCGACCTGTTTCAATATATTGAAAAGGAATTGAAGGATATCGAAGGCCTTTTACCCAATCCTGATCAGGCTGAGTATGCGAGGGTGAATAATGCTGTTGCCTGGACCTTGCTGGCCAAGATGTACCTTAATGCTGAAGTATATACCGGCACACCAAGGTATAATGACTGCATCACCTACTGCGATAAAGTATTGAATGCCGGCTATACGCTTCAGCCGAAATACACGGATCTTTTCCTGGCCGACAACAACCTCTCCAGTGAAATTATTTTCCCGATCACCAGTGATGGTAACTTCACAAAATCATGGGGTGCAACAACCTTCCTGGTACATGCACCTGTAGGTGGCAAAATGAAACCCCTTGAATTTGGTATTTCCGGCGGATGGGGCGGTTATCGTGCCACTTCCGCATTTGTGAATCAGTTTCCCGATACACTTGACGGCCGCTACCTGTTCTTTACTGACGGACAGAATCTGAGTGTGAATGATACGGTGAACGGAGTGATAAAACTATCAACCACCTTTACAGATGGTTATGCCATTGCCAAATGGAGGAATGTAACTTCCGCCGGGGTGATCGGTTCTGATCCGAATGGTACGTTTGTGGATACTGATTTTCCCATGTTCCGCCTGGCTGACGTTTACCTGATGTATGCCGAAGCAGTGGCCCGTGGCGGTTCCGGCGATCAGGCTAAAGCAGTTAACCTGATCAATGATCTGCGTGTGAGAGCCTACGGCAACAGTGAACACAATGTGTCATCCATTGACCTTGATCTTATTTTTACTGAGCGTTCAAGAGAATTATATTGGGAAGGAACACGCCGTACTGACCTCATCCGCTTCAAGAAATTCAGTGGTGGCGACTACCTGTGGCCATGGAAAGGAAATGTTGAAAACGGAACATCCGTACCGGCTTACCTCGATCTGTACCCGATTCCTGCTTCCGATATCATCGCCAATACGAATCTTAAGCAGAATGAAGGATATTAA
- a CDS encoding SusC/RagA family TonB-linked outer membrane protein, whose protein sequence is MKKLFTSIPLLIAFFVSLCPLGVLAQNGSVKGKVIDEKSEPVSYATVQLKGTAYGANTDDDGMYEISNVPIGSYTLEISYVGYSTFDQAVQVTAGSTVLNIQLKTDYLSLNEVVVVGYGTKQVKDLTGSVTSVSAKDFDKGAVASPEQLITGKVAGIQITSSGGAPGASSTIKVRGGSSLNASNDPLIVIDGVPVDNNGVSGSANALNLINPNDIENITVLKDASAAAIYGSRAANGVIIITTKKGSGNAKLGVEYNSTTSLSAISEYVNSETADGLRALIDSAGNSKQKALVGTSTTDWQKEIYRAPVSMDNNLSFYGGIKNLPYRFTIGYLNSQGILKRSELERTSLGLNMSPSFLDDYLKVELNAKFAYTYNFFANQNAIGSAVQFDPTQSIYSGNDTYGGYFEWLDAAGKPNTLAPKNPLGLIYQKDDKSNVYRFLGNARFEYKMHFLPELKASLNLGTDISRSNGTVYVPYEAASDFTRKGVNTQYDQKKDNKLLEFYLNYNKDLDGIHSKIDVTGGYSYQDWLRASPITPFVDSAGVEHGYPDVNALGDTIAVGGVPFKTQNTLISFYGRLNYTFMDRYLLTATLRDDGSSRFGPDNRWGLFPSVALAWRISDESFLKNVEAISNLKIRLGYGVTGQQDLPPTLSDYPYIANYQPGESTAQYQFGNEFYPVLRPDGYDANIKWEETATYNVGLDFGFANGRISGTLDFYKKLTTDLLAVIPVAAGTNFTNNILTNVGSLENQGVEVTLDLVLVDNTNFTWELGGNVTYNHNEITKLTKVQDPDDVGILVGNISGGVGNTIQVHTVGYPTNSFYVYQQIYDSVETDKPLEGQYADLNGDGKITPDDRYRYEKPAPDVFAGLYSNFTYKNWFAGFAMRGSFGNFMYNNVSSQYANFQNIDGSKNYLSNLTTDYYSTEFVKPQYLSDYYVTDASFIRMDNINIGYNFRDIMNGKTSLKVSAIVQNVFVISDYTGLDPEISGGIDNNIYPRPRIFSINLSLNL, encoded by the coding sequence ATGAAAAAATTATTTACAAGCATTCCTTTACTGATTGCCTTTTTTGTAAGCCTCTGCCCGCTTGGCGTGCTTGCACAAAATGGCTCTGTTAAGGGAAAGGTGATTGATGAAAAATCCGAGCCTGTTTCTTATGCCACTGTACAACTAAAAGGTACTGCTTATGGCGCCAATACGGATGATGACGGAATGTATGAGATCAGTAACGTACCGATTGGTTCTTACACGCTCGAGATCAGCTATGTCGGATATTCCACCTTCGACCAGGCTGTTCAGGTTACTGCCGGCAGCACGGTGCTGAACATTCAGCTAAAAACGGATTACCTCTCGCTCAATGAGGTAGTGGTGGTAGGTTACGGTACCAAACAGGTGAAAGACCTGACAGGCTCCGTTACTTCTGTTTCAGCCAAAGATTTTGATAAAGGTGCTGTTGCTTCACCGGAACAACTCATCACCGGAAAAGTGGCAGGCATCCAGATCACCTCCAGCGGTGGTGCACCGGGCGCCAGCAGCACTATCAAGGTAAGGGGCGGGTCTTCTTTGAATGCCAGCAACGATCCGCTGATTGTGATTGATGGTGTACCTGTTGACAACAATGGCGTTTCGGGTTCGGCCAATGCACTGAATCTTATTAATCCCAACGATATTGAAAATATCACGGTGCTGAAAGATGCTTCGGCTGCTGCCATCTATGGATCCAGAGCTGCCAATGGTGTAATTATCATCACCACCAAAAAAGGCTCAGGTAATGCTAAGCTCGGTGTGGAGTATAATTCTACCACTTCTTTGTCGGCCATCTCTGAATACGTAAATTCCGAAACTGCTGATGGCTTACGTGCACTCATTGACTCTGCCGGAAACTCCAAGCAAAAAGCACTGGTAGGAACGAGCACTACCGATTGGCAGAAAGAGATCTATCGCGCTCCGGTTAGCATGGATAATAATCTGTCATTTTATGGCGGAATCAAAAACCTCCCCTACCGCTTTACTATTGGCTATCTGAACAGCCAGGGTATTTTAAAACGTTCGGAGTTGGAAAGAACCAGTTTGGGACTTAACATGTCACCCTCTTTCCTCGACGACTACCTGAAGGTGGAGCTTAACGCCAAATTTGCATACACCTATAATTTCTTTGCTAACCAGAATGCCATCGGTTCAGCAGTGCAGTTCGATCCTACTCAAAGCATCTATTCCGGCAATGATACCTATGGTGGCTATTTTGAATGGCTTGATGCAGCAGGTAAACCAAATACCTTAGCCCCGAAAAATCCCTTAGGGCTGATTTATCAGAAAGATGACAAGAGTAATGTTTACCGTTTCCTCGGTAATGCAAGATTTGAATATAAGATGCATTTCCTTCCCGAGTTGAAGGCTAGCCTCAACCTCGGTACCGATATTTCGCGCAGCAACGGAACAGTGTATGTTCCATATGAGGCAGCTTCCGATTTCACCCGTAAAGGTGTCAACACCCAATACGATCAGAAGAAAGACAATAAGTTGCTTGAATTCTATCTTAACTACAATAAAGATCTTGATGGCATACACAGCAAGATTGATGTAACAGGTGGTTATTCCTACCAGGATTGGCTTCGTGCAAGTCCTATCACACCCTTTGTTGATTCAGCCGGTGTTGAACACGGCTACCCGGATGTGAATGCTTTGGGTGATACCATAGCGGTGGGTGGTGTTCCTTTCAAAACACAAAACACGCTTATTTCCTTCTATGGAAGGTTAAATTACACTTTCATGGATCGTTACCTGCTTACTGCAACCTTGCGCGATGATGGTTCTTCCCGTTTCGGCCCTGATAACCGATGGGGTTTGTTTCCATCTGTAGCACTCGCCTGGCGCATCAGTGATGAATCATTCCTGAAAAACGTAGAAGCCATCTCGAACCTTAAGATAAGACTCGGATACGGTGTAACCGGACAGCAGGATCTGCCGCCAACGCTTTCTGACTACCCATATATTGCCAACTATCAGCCCGGTGAAAGCACCGCACAGTATCAGTTTGGAAATGAATTTTATCCGGTGCTGCGGCCTGACGGGTATGATGCCAATATCAAATGGGAGGAAACAGCCACGTACAACGTTGGCCTCGACTTCGGCTTCGCAAACGGAAGAATCAGCGGTACACTTGATTTCTATAAGAAACTCACCACAGATCTGCTGGCCGTTATTCCGGTAGCAGCCGGTACCAACTTCACCAATAATATTCTCACGAATGTGGGCAGCCTGGAAAATCAGGGCGTAGAAGTTACACTCGACCTGGTACTTGTTGACAATACCAATTTTACCTGGGAACTCGGAGGCAACGTAACGTATAATCACAATGAGATTACCAAACTCACCAAGGTGCAGGATCCCGATGACGTTGGAATTCTTGTTGGCAATATCTCCGGCGGTGTAGGCAATACCATTCAGGTACATACGGTGGGCTACCCGACCAATTCATTTTATGTTTACCAGCAAATCTATGATTCCGTGGAAACCGACAAACCACTGGAAGGGCAGTATGCGGATCTGAATGGCGACGGCAAGATCACCCCGGATGACCGTTATCGTTATGAGAAGCCGGCACCGGATGTATTTGCAGGATTGTATTCGAATTTCACTTACAAAAACTGGTTCGCCGGGTTCGCCATGCGGGGCAGCTTTGGCAACTTCATGTATAATAACGTGAGTTCACAATATGCCAACTTCCAGAATATTGATGGTTCAAAAAATTACCTGAGCAATCTAACTACGGATTACTACAGCACAGAGTTTGTTAAGCCGCAGTACCTGTCAGACTATTATGTAACAGATGCATCATTTATCCGCATGGATAACATCAATATAGGTTACAATTTCAGGGATATCATGAACGGCAAGACATCCCTGAAGGTCTCCGCCATTGTTCAGAATGTTTTTGTAATTTCGGATTATACGGGGCTTGATCCTGAAATTTCGGGAGGAATAGATAACAACATTTACCCGCGCCCCAGGATTTTCTCCATTAACTTAAGCCTTAACCTTTAA